The region GTCGAGGAAATCGCCACGCTCTACGGCGGAACTATGCGCCTGGAGGAAGGCGACGGAGGTCGGGGGCTGAAGGTGGTGGTGGCCTTTCCGCCGGCATAGAAGCGGCGCTGTAGTAAGGCAGTGACCATTCGAGGACGGCAAAAAGGCGCCCAAGCGCATATAAAAAAGAAGCCGGGATGAATTTCTCATCCCGGCCGGTCAGTCACTGGGAGAACAGTTCTTTTGCTTTGATGGTCACGCCTTCTTCCGGCCTTTCTGGCGATAGACGTCGACGACGACGGCAGCGACAATGATCAGGCCCTTGACGATCTCCTGGTAATAGGCGTCCACCCTCAGGAAGGTGAAGCCGGAGGTCATCACGCCGAGGATGATCGTACCGATCACCGTGCCCGTGATGCGGCCGACACCGCCTGTCAGCGAGGTGCCGCCGATGACGGTCGCCGCGATCGCATCGAGTTCATACATCACGCCCATGCCGGCCTGCGCCGTCTGCGCACGCGCCGCGGTGACAACGCCCGCAAGCCCCGCCAGCATGCCGGCAATCGCATAGACCTTGATCAGATGCGCTTCGACATTGATGCCCGAGACGCGTGCCGCCTGGACGTTGGCGCCGATCGCATAGGTAAACTTGCCATAGCGTGTGTAACGGAGCGCAATGTGGAAGATCAGCGCGACGACCAGGAAGACGATCACCGGCCAGATGCCCGTACCGATGAAATTGAACTGCTCGGTGAGGCCGGAGACCGGTTGGCCCTTCGTGTACCACTTGGAGATCCCACGCGCCGAGACCATCATGCCGAGAGTGGCTATGAAGGGCGGAATCTTCGTGCGGGCGATCAATTGTCCGTTGATGAAGCCAGCGAGCATGCCTATGCCGACGCCAAGACCGATCGGTACGATCGCCGGGAGGTCGGTCAAGGACGGATAGAGAGCGCGCGGCCAGGTGGACGCCTGCGCCACGCTCGCCGAGATCATGGCCGTCATGCCGACCACCGAGCCCGACGAAAGATCGATGCCGCCGGTGATGATGACCTGGGTCACGCCGACGGCGATAATGCCGATGACTGAGACCTGCAGGATCATGATCGTCAGGCGCTGGGAATTCATCAGGAAGCTCTGGCCGACGAAGAGCCAGCCGAGAACTTCATAGACGAGGGCTATACCGATCAGCACCAGAAAAATGTTGAACTCGGGCGGCAAACGCCGTCTCGACCTCATGAGGGGCGAACTCGTGCCATGTGCAGCGACATTGGTATCCATTTTCTTTCCTCCCTGCGGTCGGCGCGGCGCGCCTAACGCGCGGCAAGTTCCATGACCTTGATTTGGGTGGCTTCCGCCCTGTCGAGAAAGCCAGTGACCCGGCCTTCATGCATCACCATGATCCGGTCGCTCATGCCGAGCACCTCGGGCATTTCCGACGAGATCATGATCACCGCGACCCCGTTGCGGGCGAGTTCTGTGACCAGGCGGTGGATTTCCGCCTTGGCGCCAACATCGATGCCGCGCGTCGGCTCGTCGAGAATGAGAATGCGCGGATTGGTGAGGAGCCAGCGGCCGATCAGCACCTTCTGCTGATTGCCGCCCGACAAGTTCTCGATGCGCTCCTGCAGGTTGGGCGTCTTGACGCGCAGCTTGCGGCTCATCTCCTCGCAGGCGGCGGTAACATCCTTTTCGCTGACGAAACCGCCCTTGACGAACTTGTCCTGCAGCACGGCGATCTGCATGTTCTCGAGCACGTCGAGGATAAGCAGACAGCCGGTATCCTTGCGGTCTTCGGTCAGGAACGCCATCCGGTTGCGGATCGCCGTGTTGGGGTTGTCGATCGCGACCTCCTTACCGTTGATCGCGATCGTGCCCGAGCTTGCGGGCGTCACGCCGAACAGCGTTTCGGCGACGTTCGAGCGGCCGGAACCGACAAGCCCCGCAACGCCGAGGATTTCGCCGGCGCGCACGTCGAAGGAGACGTCGTGAAAGACGCCGTCGAGCGTCAGATTCTTGACCGATAGCACGACCTCGCCGATCGGCACCTCTTCCTTCGGGAACATCTGAGTGATCTCGCGGCCGACCATCATGCGGATGATGTCGTCGCGGGTGACGTCGCTCGAAGCATGCGTGCCGATGAATTTGCCGTCGCGGAAAACCGAGAACTCATCGGCGATCTCGAACAGCTCATTCATCTTGTGTGTGATGTAGACGATGCCGATGCCTTGGGAGCGCAGGTCCCGGATGATCTCGAAGAGGTGTGCCACCTCACGCTCTGTCAGTGCCGAGGTCGGTTCGTCCATGATCAGGACGTCGGATTCGTAGGAAACCGCCTTGGCGATTTCGACCATCTGACGGTTGGCGACGGAGAGGTGGCGCACCTCGATTTCCGGGTCGAGGTCGATCTTCAGCCGCTCGAAGAGCTTCGCCGTCATGCGCCGCATTTCGCCATGGTCGACGAAGCCGAACCGGTTCTTGGGTTCGCGGCGGATCCAGATGTTTTCGGCAACCGTCATGAAAGGCATCAGGTTCAGTTCCTGATGGATCATGGCGATACCGTTTTCGAGTGCGTCGAGCGGCGACTTCAGCCGGATGTCTACGCCCCTGAGCTTCACCTCGCCCTGGTCCGGGTGGTAGATGCCGGCGAGAATCTTCATCAGGGTCGATTTGCCGGCGCCGTTCTCGCCCATCAGCGCATGCACGGTGCCGCGCTTCAGCTTGAACTCAACGTCGTCCAGCGCCACGACGCCCGGGAACTCCTTGCGCACGCCTTCCGCAGAGAGAAGATATTCGGCCTTGGGTACGGCGCCGCTGGCGCGCACGGCTGCCATCGTTGTGGGACTGAGCGTCATTCTCATTGCCTCCCCATTTTCCGGCATCG is a window of Sinorhizobium numidicum DNA encoding:
- a CDS encoding ABC transporter permease, producing MDTNVAAHGTSSPLMRSRRRLPPEFNIFLVLIGIALVYEVLGWLFVGQSFLMNSQRLTIMILQVSVIGIIAVGVTQVIITGGIDLSSGSVVGMTAMISASVAQASTWPRALYPSLTDLPAIVPIGLGVGIGMLAGFINGQLIARTKIPPFIATLGMMVSARGISKWYTKGQPVSGLTEQFNFIGTGIWPVIVFLVVALIFHIALRYTRYGKFTYAIGANVQAARVSGINVEAHLIKVYAIAGMLAGLAGVVTAARAQTAQAGMGVMYELDAIAATVIGGTSLTGGVGRITGTVIGTIILGVMTSGFTFLRVDAYYQEIVKGLIIVAAVVVDVYRQKGRKKA
- a CDS encoding sugar ABC transporter ATP-binding protein, which translates into the protein MTLSPTTMAAVRASGAVPKAEYLLSAEGVRKEFPGVVALDDVEFKLKRGTVHALMGENGAGKSTLMKILAGIYHPDQGEVKLRGVDIRLKSPLDALENGIAMIHQELNLMPFMTVAENIWIRREPKNRFGFVDHGEMRRMTAKLFERLKIDLDPEIEVRHLSVANRQMVEIAKAVSYESDVLIMDEPTSALTEREVAHLFEIIRDLRSQGIGIVYITHKMNELFEIADEFSVFRDGKFIGTHASSDVTRDDIIRMMVGREITQMFPKEEVPIGEVVLSVKNLTLDGVFHDVSFDVRAGEILGVAGLVGSGRSNVAETLFGVTPASSGTIAINGKEVAIDNPNTAIRNRMAFLTEDRKDTGCLLILDVLENMQIAVLQDKFVKGGFVSEKDVTAACEEMSRKLRVKTPNLQERIENLSGGNQQKVLIGRWLLTNPRILILDEPTRGIDVGAKAEIHRLVTELARNGVAVIMISSEMPEVLGMSDRIMVMHEGRVTGFLDRAEATQIKVMELAAR